A stretch of DNA from Ranitomeya variabilis isolate aRanVar5 chromosome 1, aRanVar5.hap1, whole genome shotgun sequence:
gtattagtaatagcagcattatTAGTAATAGGAACAGTATTAGTATTAGCAGCAGcattagtaatagcagcattattagtaataggagcagtattagtaatagcagcagtattagtaataggagcagtattagtaataggagcagtattagtaatagcggcagtattagtaatagcggcagtattagtaataggagcagtattagtaatagcagcagtattagtaatagcagcagtattagtaataggagcagtattagtaatagcagcagtattagtaataggagcagtattagtaataggaccggtattagtaatagcggcagtattagtaatagcggcATTATTAGTAATAGCGGCAGTAtttgtaataggagcagtattagtaataggagcagtattagtaatagcagcagtattcgtaataggagcagtattagtaatagcagcagtattagtcatagcagcagtattagtaatagcagtattagtaataggagcagtattagtaataggagcagtattagtaatagcagcagtattagtaataggagcagtattagtaatagcagcagtattagtaatagcagcagtattagtaataggagcagtattagtaataggagcagtattagtaatagcagcagtattagtaatagcagcagtattagtaataggagcagtattagtaataggagcagtattagtaatagcagcagtattagtaataggagcagtattagtaatagcagcagtattagtaataggagcagtattagtaatagcagcagtattagtaataggagcagtattagtaataggagcagcagcattattagtaataggagcagtattagtaatagcgacaatattagtaatagcagcagtattagtaataggagcagtattagtaataggagcagtattagtaatagcaacagtattagtaataggagcagtattagtaatagcagcagtattagtacagcagcagtattagtaatagcagcagtattagtaataggagcagtattagtaataggagcagtattagtacagcagcagtattagtaatagcagcagtattagtaatagcagcagtattagtaataggagcagtattagtaatagcggcagtattagtaatagcagcagtattagtaataggagcagtattagtattaGCAGaattattagtaatagcagcagtattagtaatagcagcagtattattagtagtaatagtagcagtattagtaataggagcagtgttatcagtagtaatagcagcagtattagtaacagTAGTAACAGGAGCAGAATTAATGGAACTATTTCCATATTGGCTTCCTGCATTGTGTCCGCCATCTTTTCTATGTAACATGAGAACATCTTCATCATTTTATTTCTTCCCAGACCCAGTTCTGTGAACTGCGACCATAACCAGACCCATGGCCTTCCAGAGTCAcctggtcctcctcctcctcgtcctgatAGCAGTCAGTACACAGCTGTCACACGGCCAGCACTGGTCTCATGGCTGGTACCCAGGAGGCAAGAGGGAGCTGGACATGCCCGCTTCACCAGAGGTACGTCCCATGTGCCTCACCCCCAGCAACGTCCTACATGCTGCACCCCGAGCAACGTCCTATATACCGTCCCCCGAGCAACATCCTACATGCCGCACCCCGAGCAATGTCCTACATGCCGACCCCAGAGCAACATCCTGCATGCCGCATCCCCAGCAACGTCCCGCATGCCGCATCCCCAGCAACGTCCTGCATGCCGCATCCCCAGCAACGTCCTACATGCTGCACCCTGAACAATGTCCTACATGCCGCACCCAGAGCAACGTCCTACATGCTGCACCCCGAGCATCGTCCGGCATGCCGCATCCCGACCAACGTCCTATATACCGCACCCCGAGCAACATCCTATATGCGGCACCCTGAGCAGCGTTCTATATACCACACCCCAAAAAATGTCTTACATGTCACACCCCGAGCAACGTCATACATACTGCACTCCGAGCAACGTCCTACATGCCGCACCTTGAGAAATGCCCTACATGTCGCACCCCAAGCAACATCCTATGTACCGCACCCCAAGAAACTAATATATCAACTATCTATGACCAGTAATATATGTGACTACTATTATCTGTATACAGTAACATAACTAGAGTTCGCTGGGCTCTGATGCAAAATTTGGATGTGGGCCTCCACCTGCATATTGGTCAGATTTGTGGGCCCTTGTAAGGTTCTCCTTTATATAAAGACAtgcgtgtgcagcgccccagagtcctggtcattgcagtaacgtcgctctgccactaaggggagtgatggtacgtctgattgcactaaaagagttcacctgaccaggtatcacagacacacattacacttcacactccggccaccagggggagaaaagggttctatgtattaggccactcctcacactctggtaaaactgggggttggataggaagttagggagaagctgactgggttttgcccaggtaacatctagtgagaggagagcgttacttgggaagattcaggggggtccctgtcaggggtgggatcctgacagaggcctagcgaaaggacagagcgttacggagccgtgcctgcacttcattgcggcagcatcttaagaaaggacacgaagcgaggtatattgtggagaagtgagaagcaagatcacagcacaaaggcgaaagaaccagaaggagtcgtgccccgagatcggcaacatccttctgaggcacgtagccggcggccggaacgccgaggaagtaatagactctacgcattacttgaactacggccgggcagttaactttaggttggctgtctcaccttttacacctaatgaagacaacggaggcaattgtgggagaggggcgtctctagggtccctataaaataactccaggcctaccccgtcatacgggtgcgtcccatccatatcatctgggggacggagagaaagaacagaaacatacacgacagttgtgaggactatcccgtggtgctcagcagggaagtactacaacacccaggtgctagtaggtaggctactgatttccacctgcaaagggaactctggatgtgccttcggaccggctggtctcagccagccctgttagcagtgctctggattgcggatgctgaagccttcagtaaagaggtaaagagactgcaaccttgtttactcgttatttaccgcaacctacaccatcacctacaccttttattgggcgccccttagcagggccacggaccgggtcgggccaccgtgacatccctagaaccgagagacccggtaccgagtaccccgctgccctgcatctgggggccgctccaaacttggcgtcacaaacaggatctacttaagcctgaagaatcaggtcatgtgtgccttggaactgtgattgaattgtgcttgaaccgtgatttattgcaaagactgtgtgttgctatttgccgccaaaaattcccgccaaaaccaccgccactacagcgccatgaggagcgcagaggaagaagggcatgccatgggaggagactatcaaagcggcgccaaaagtgacgaccgTCCTCTCCGATTAATGCTGCAAGAAGACGACGTACCCCGAAGTACAGGAGGACTGCCCCCTGATTTGCTgcggcgggaaccaagacaagaaggagatccacccccggaaaatggcggagccaggtgcgagTGCAGCTGCCGACTTCGAGATGGCggaggtgaccagcgagtacctcaaCGTCGACGAAGTGATCCCGGGCTATCCCCATCGaccggaggcggatccgaacccaccacagctggaggatccggacctctcggagccACCGGCaggggagccgagtcaacctatcccggacatggagccagcagatgcgaagcaatggaagtcggggcTGTCCCAGAGGGTCGCCTCGGAAGGATCGtggtccgagccgctgccgactccagtgtcctcatcagtggaacagaccggcatcggtggaaccacatcagacgcaggtatggaaagcgcccctgctcccccgaccgatcctgctcccgtgaccgctccccatcccgacaatgaccgattcctcgccgccgagctggtagtggtaa
This window harbors:
- the LOC143793043 gene encoding progonadoliberin-2; translation: MAFQSHLVLLLLVLIAVSTQLSHGQHWSHGWYPGGKRELDMPASPEISEEIKLCEGEECAYLRNSRKNLLKNILADVLARQLQKK